The DNA segment GGCGAATCCGTCCTGTTGCATCCTTCATCCTGCTACTACGACAGAAAAACGACGACTGCGTCAAGCTTGCCGCGGCTGGCTATCGGCCGCATCTGGTTATCGGCCAGGACTGGTTGGCGGCCACGACAAACCGGCGGCAGCACGGGTTAGCCACACCACGAAGTTTTTGCTATAGTTACCCCATGGCAGCACCAACAAACGGCGAAGACAAGAAGATCATCTACACGATGCACAAGGTGTCCCGGGCGCACGGGACCAAACTGGTTATCAAGGATATATCGCTTTCCTACTATTACGGGGCGAAGATCGGGGTTATCGGGCTGAACGGCTCGGGGAAATCGAGTCTGCTCAAGATAATTGCCGGGGTAGATCAGGACTATAACGGCGAGATCTCGATGAGCCCCGGGTTTCAGATCGGCTATCTGGAGCAGGAACCCGAATTGGAGGCTGGCAAAACCGTCAAGGAGATTGTGGCCGAGGGTGCCCAGGAGGTTGTCGACCTGCTGGCCGAGTTTGACCGCATCAACGAGAGTTTTGCCGACCCCGATGTCGATATGGACAAACTGCTGGAACGGCAGGGCGAGGTCCAGGATCGCATCGATGCCCTGGACGGCTGGGATCTGGACAGCCGGCTCGAGCTGGCGATGGATGCCCTTCGCTGCCCCCCCGGCGACCAGGTGGTGGATCATCTCTCGGGTGGCGAAAAGCGCCGGGTAGCGCTATGCCGCCTGTTGCTCAAGCAGCCTGACATCCTGCTGCTGGACGAGCCGACCAACCACCTGGATGCCGAGAGCATCGCCTGGCTGGAACGGCACCTCAAGAACTACCCCGGCACCATCATAGCGGTAACCCACGATCGCTACTTTCTGGACAACGTAGCCGGCTGGATCCTGGAGCTGGATCGCGGCGAGGGCATCCCCTGGAAGGGTAACTACTCCAGCTGGCTCAAACAGAAGCAGGAACGCCTGCGCCAGGAAGAAAAGAGCGAGAGCGACCGCCAGAAAACCCTGGCCCGCGAGCTTGAGTGGATCAATATGAGCCCCAAGGGACGGCATGCCAAGGCCAAAAGCCGGATCACCAACTACGAGAAGCTGCTCTCCGAGGGCGGACAGTCCAAAGCCAAAAAGCTCAACCTGTTCATCCCGCCGGGGCCGCGGCTGGGCAACATCGTTATCGAGGCCGACAAGGTCAAAAAGGGCTATGGCGACCGGCTGCTGTACGAGGATCTGAGCTTTCAGCTGCCTCCCGGCGGTGTAGTCGGCATCATCGGCCCCAACGGGGCGGGTAAAACCACCCTGTTTCGCATGATCACCGGCAGCGAGACCCCGGACGCCGGGGAGATCCGGCTCGGCGAGACCGTCAAGCTGGGCTACGTTGACCAGAGCCGCGAAACCCTGAACCCCGACAAGACCATCTGGGAGCAGCTCAGCGAAGGTGCTGACGTAATCAGACTCGGTAATCGCGAGGTTAACAGCCGCGCCTTCTGCTCCTGGTTCAACTTTCTCGGTGCTGATCAACAGAAGAAGGTCGGCGTCCTTTCAGGGGGTGAGCGCAACCGGGTCAACCTGGCTATGATGGTAAAAAGCGGGGCCAATGTGCTGCTGCTGGATGAGCCGACCAACGACCTGGATGTAAACACCATGCGGGCACTGGAAGAGGCCCTGGACGAGTTTGCCGGCTGTGCGGTGGTTATCAGCCACGACCGCTGGTTCCTGGACCGTATCTGTACCCACATCCTGGCCTTCGAGAACGACTCCAACGTGCGCTGGTACGAGGGTAACTACAGCGAGTACGAGGAGGACCGCCGCAAGCGCCTGGGTGCCGAGGCTGATCGACCCCACCGTACGGTGTACCGCAACCTGACGAGATAATCGCGACGACCGCATTCACTGCGCTTACCAGCTTCAGACAGAAAAGGGCTGCCCGGCACCACCGGACAGCCCTTTTTTTCATAGTATTTTGAGCTGATCCGGCTGACTCATTCAGCCGGATCGAAACCGGATCAGTTGATCCACTGCAGCGGGAACAGATCCGCCAGCACATGGCCGGGATCATACTGTCGTGGGCCGCCATACAGCACCCAGACCCGCACATTACCAGCGCCGTAGGCTGACAGTGTGGCACTGCCGTTAGACACCGTGTGGCTTTCGCCGGTTATCACGTCACGGTAGGTACCGTTGGGGATGTTATGAAAGGTCTGTGCCCCGTCCAGTACCACCAGCGCAAAGCTGTCGACCTCGTCATCGGTGTATCGACGACGGAAGGCCTGAAAGCCGTCGACAGCGTACTGCCCTTTCTGCAGCGCAGGGACCGCCCGGCGAACCAGGTTCAAGGCACGGATATGCCGTGCCAGGGGATGACTCAGGGTTTCTGCCATCGCACCGGTAGCATTGCTGTAGCGCCCGAAATCCTGCACATCCACGCTGCCTTCGATGTGGTCGCCAAAGTAGGCCCGACCGGTTTCATCCAGCGGCGCATTCGGGCCGACATCGATAACCGCGCCCTTCATGAACTCGATCTCGGTGCCGTAATAGATCGTCGGGATCCCGCGGAAGGTGAACATCAGGCTGAGCTTGTCCGGCCAGAACCCGGCATAGCGCTGGTTCTCCGGCGCGGTATCCGGTGCGTAGTCATGGCTGTCCACGTAGGTCACATTCCAGGTAGCATCGTTATAAGCCCAGTCGCCGCCAACCGCGATATTCCAGGCATCGCTTACATGATTGAAGGACCAGTGCATCGGAAAGTCGATGACCGCCTGTCCGCTGAACATGCTGTAGTCCGGTTCGCGATAGGTGTTGTTTATCAGTACGTGATTATCGCTGGAGGGCTGATCACTGACATTCAGATTATCCTGCCAGTACTGGTATACCGATGCCTCGCGCTCTTCCCGGGTAGCCCATGGGTAGCTGTAGTCGTTGGCACCCTTCCAGGTATAGAACGGGGTCGAGATGTTCGGGTTATCGCTGTTCCAGATACTGCGGTAGCGGGTTGCCACCTCGCCGAACATAAAGAAATCCTCACCACCGCGTTCCTGGAATGCGGGCAGGAATTCACGGTTAAACACCAGCCGTGAGATGTGTTTGACGGTATCGATACGGAAGGCGTCGACCCCCATGTCGATGTAGCGGTTGTAGGCATCGATCAGATAATCGGTTACCACCGGGTTTTCGGTGTTCAGGTCCTGGCAGTCACCAGCGATCGATCCGATCTGCACCTCGTACTGTTCCCAACCGCCCTTGAATTCATGGTGATGGTAGATATGCTCGGTATCCAGCGGGTCTCGCAGTGCCCGGATCCGTGCCTGGAACTGATCCCCGGGCTGCAGTGCGGCATAGGTCGCATTCTCACCGCCAATGGCTCGGGCTCCGGCCTCAAGCAGATCGTTGGCCAGATGATTGTCCGGATCCTGCCAGTTCAGGTAACTCCCGGTAGCATCCTGCTGGAACAGCGGATGCAGTACCTCGTCGCCAAAGTTGCCGGTATGGTTCCAGACAACATCCTGGATAATCTTCATATCCCGGGCATGGACCTCGTTGATAAGCCGCTGATAATCGTATCCGGGGGACTTGTACCGGGGATCAACCTCGCTGTGGTTCGAGGAATGGTACCCGTGGTAGTCATACCCCGACATGTTCTTGACTACCGGGGTGATCCAGATAGCGCTGAATCCCAGAGCCTTGATGTAATCCAGCTTTTCGACCAGTCCCTTGAAATCACCGCGCCACTCTGGATGCGGGTTACCGGTCATGGCATTGTCCCAGGCATACACATTGTTGCTGGGGTCCCCATCGTAAAACCGGGTAGTCATAAGGAAATAGATGGTCTCCTCGCGAAAATCGCCGCGATCCGGGGTACCGATGTTGTAGAAAAAGCTCTTTTCGGTCTGATTACCGGCTGCGTCAACCACCAGAAAGTTAAACTGGGTGCGCTCGGCGACATACTCGGTACCCCCGGTGATCCCGTTTGTACTCGAGGCATCACCGGCAACGTAGATCAGGTCGTCGGTAGTTGCCGCCCGACCTTCTGTGGTGTAGTAGGCACGGGTGGTGCCGCCGGCGTTATCGGTCACCGTAAACTGTACCTCTACTGCATCGGTATATGAACCGGCAGGGATTGACGAGGTGATCTGCGGTGGCGTGATGTCATTATTCTCATCAACATCAAAAACCAGATCGACAATGGTCCCGGCGACTCCTTCGCGATTCACCCCGAAGGCACGCACGGTTGTGGTGCTTTCCAGGACGAACGGGGCGTCATACTGCAGCGACCCCTCATCCGGGGTACTGCCGTCCAGGGTGTAATAGATAACGTCATCGGGATTGCTTGAGCTCAGTTCGATCTGCTGAGTAGAATCAAAAACCCCCGGTGCCGGACTGGACTGTATCACTGGCGTCCCGGGAGCATTCGGATTCTGATCCGACCAGCTGCCGTCCTGAAACCACCACTCACCGCTTTCGCGGGAAAGATCCGCGGTTTGGCCGCCCCCGTTATTGCTGAAGATCAGGTTGATCGACTCTGTATCAGGAAAATCGTAGTAACTCCAGCCGGTCGAGTGGGTCTGCAGCTCAACACCTGGCCAGGAAACCTCGTCCAGTGCCGGTTCGGCATTCCAGTAATAGATATGGCTGAAGTTCTCGGCATACACCCGGATTCCATCAACAGGTTCGGGCTCCGGTTCGGGTTCGGGTTCGGGCTCGGGCTCGGGATCTTCAATCTCCCACTCCCCATCGTACCAGGCCGAAGCCTCCACAGGACCGTCAAGGGTTGTCTCTACCCTGGCGCCACTGCCGTCGAAGATAAAGCTGATCTGCTCATCCAGGGGATAGAACTCGGCAGGGATGGTGTACGACCACCAGCCCTCGCCGGCATCACTCATCTGCGGGCCAGGCCAGTTGTGTCCCTCCAACTCGGAAAATGCCCGGCGCTCGCTGGTTTCCCAGTACCAGATGGTCGGCTGACTGTCCCAGGCAAAGTAGATCGTAATATCGGTCTCTGGTTCCGGCTCCGGATCATCCGGGCTTTCGGCCAGTTCCCAGCTGCCGTCGTACCAGGCGTCGGCGGTAATCGGGGCTGCCAGCGATGTTTCATGATGTCGCTCGGTCGAGCCATCAAATATAAACTGCAGCTCACGCTCCAGCGGGAGATATGCCGCAGGGATGGTATACGACCACCAGCCGTCGCCGGCATCGCTCATCTTCGGGCCAGGCCAGCTGTAGCCTTCCAGCTCGAAGATTGCGTCTCCGTCGGTCTCCCACAGCCACAGGGTTGGCTGGGCATCGCTTTGGTAAAATATGGTAATTCCGGTCGGCTCGGCGCTGCGGGCACTGCTGCCGGAATCCTCACTGGTCTGAAACGGATTGCTGCAGCCAGCCAGTAGCACGGCTGCGGCAATCAGTGCGGCAGGCACAACTCTGCGCAGCACTGAAATCGGGTTACTCATTCCTCATCCTCCTGTAAAAATTGGCGGCAGTCACGGAATGACTGCCGCCGGGTTCTACCTCTATTGCTCCTCTATAAGGATTACGCCGTTGGAACCGGCGTTAAAAGTGACGCTGCCGCCACTTACCGTAGCGGTACTGTCGTCATAGGCATTGCGCACGGCAATCCCGTCGCTCCAGATTCCCGATACGTTCACCGTTACACTCCCGGATGCGCCGGTAACCACCACAACACGGTTGTCTGCAGTCTGTCGGCTAAAGGCGTAGCCGTTGCTGTGTCCCGAGATCTGCTGATGCTGTCCGGCGCCCACCGCAACGTTACGGCGGCGGAACTGCCCCAGACGCTGGAAATGCGCCAGAACCTGGTCATTTTCGGCCCCCCAGTTCATAAACGATCGCGTCCCCTGGTCATTGTCGGAGCCGGTCTCGCCAAACGGCCGGGCTGTCTCATCACCGTAGAACACCTTTACCCCACCCGGGGCAAGCAGCAGGTTGGTCCCGCCGTTGATCAGGTTATGGCGATCATGCAGATGGGTATCATGCTGACTGATGTAGCTTAATGCATTGAATCCCGGATCGCTGTTAATCGCAGCGGCATAGCCGGCGTAGGTATTCTCCATCTGGGTGGGATGGTTCTCGGCCGGACCGCCGCCATGCTGCCCCTGAAAGGTAAAGTTGATAACCGAGTCAAAGCCGTAATCGAACCAGTGACTGCGACCTACCCCATGCCCCCACACCTCAGCGGTCATCCAGAAGTCATCGGTCCAGTCTGCCCCGGGTGCATTCGGGTTGTTGGCACGCCAGGTCCAGAGGGCATCATTGGCGGCCTGCTTGAGCTGAGCCCAGCGGAAGGGTTCAACATGCTTTACCGTGTCGGCCCGGAACCCGTCTATGCCGAACTCCTCGACCCAGGCAGCCAGCCATTTCACGATATAATCAGCCGGGGCCACTCCGATATCCTGTCGCAGGCCGTCTGCCGCAGGGAGACGCCAGGGATCATACTCGCCCCCGGACTCCATGGCCCATTTGGTTTGCAGCAGCGGGGGGAGCCCGACACTGTGGGTAGTTTCAGTCTTGAAATCCGGCAGATACGCCAGGTTCATGGTCAGGTCATCTCCGCCACCTTCCTGGTATCCCGGCAGACCGGCGCGAACCCAGTCAGATCCCCAGTAGCCGTCCCACATTGCGGAATTGGTGTAATCCATCGAGCCGTCATCGTTATAGCTGAACCAGTTCTGACCGCCAGAGGGCGACCAGCTGTGCGCCTCGGACAGACTCATATGGGTCCCGAAACCGTAGCGGGCCCCATCTGCAAGGGTTGGGTAGCCAGGATGGTTCATGACCACATCCAGGATTACCCGGATCCCCTGCTCGTGCGCAGTGTCGACAAAGCTGCGCATCTCTTCGACGGTACCGATATTCCGGTCCATCATGGTGTAGTCCAGGGCATAGTAGCCGTGATAGCCATAATGGGCAAAATCCCCATCGTTGCCGCCGCCGACAAACCCGTGTACCTGCTCATAGGGCGCGGTAATCCAGATAGCGGTAATCCCCAGATCCTCAAAGTAGCCTTCATCCAGTTTCTGCGTCATTCCGATTATGTCGCCACCATGGAAGGTACCGATACTGCTGCCGGTAGCATCCACCGAGGGACGCCCGTAGGAGTTGTTATTGCTCGGGTCACCGTCGAGAAAGCGGTCAGTCATTGCAAAGTATACGGTGACATTGTCCCAGCTGAAATCGCTTTCTGTCTGGGTTCCGCGACGATACAAAAACGGACCGGCAGTGGTGGATCCAACCGAGTTGTCCGCACGAACCTCCAGCGAAACCGACCCATCCTGGGGCAGCTGCAGCCCGACGCCGGTACCGGACAGGCTGTTCCAGCTGCCGCCGTCAACGCGGTACTGCAGCGAGGTAACCGGTGCATCCTCGTGGGCGGTCGCCTCGATCTGAACGGTAACCGAGTCGGCATCCCCGAATACACCGCCAGCCGGGGAGACCGAAATCTCGGGGGCTGCCGGATCATCAGGTCCGTCAGGATCGCTGTCGTACCAATCGCCATCACGATACCACCACTCGCCTGATTCCCGGCTCAGATCTGCGGTTTGCCCGCCGCCGTTGTTGCTGAATATCAGATTGGCGGAGTCCGCATCGGGAAAATCGTAATACATCCAGCCCGAGCTGTGATCCTGCAGGGCTACGCCAGGCCAGGAAACAATCTCAATCTCCGGCACAACGCTCCAGAAATAGATGTGGCTGTAGCCCTCGGTATACACCCGGATACCCTCGCCTGGTTCCGGTTCGGGCTCCGGTTCGGGGTCAGGGCCGATTAACTCCCAACTGCCGTCGAAGCGTGCTGAACGATCTACCGGGCCGTCAAGTCGGGTCTCGACCCGGTCTCCGGTACCGTTAAAGATAAAACTCAGGTCACCCTCCAGCGGGTAGTATTCGCCAGGGATGGTGTAGGACCACCAGCCATCACCGGCGTCACTCATCTGCGGGCCGGGCCAGCTGTAGCCCTCGAGCTCGAAAATGGCATCTCCGTCAGTTTCCCACATCCAGATGGTTGGCTGGCTGTCAGCCGCGTACAGAATCCGGATATCATCACCGGGTTCGGGTTCAGGATCGGGCTCGGGTGTTTCCATCTCCCACTCACCGTCATACCAGGCCGATGCTTCTACCGGCCCCGACAGGGTTGTTTCTACCCGTTCACCATTCCCGTTAAAAATGAAATTCAGATCCAGCTCGAGTGGATAGTAGCTTTCCGGGATTGTATACGACCACCAGCCATCACCGGCATCGCTCATCTGCGGGCCGGGCCAGCTGTAGCCCTCGAGTTCGAATATGGCATCACCGCCAGCTTCCCACATCCAGATGGTTGGCTGACTGCTGCTCTGAAAATAGATAGTGATGGCATCACCGGATGCGGTGCGAGCCGAAGCCTCGGCTGTTCGATCATCACCACCAAACGGATTGCTGCAGCCGGCCAACACCAGCGCAGCTGCCAGCAGTGCTGCCGGGGCTAACCTGCCCAGCAGTCTGGTAAACTTCCTCATTCCTCATATCCTCCTGTATCGCTGAAACAAAAACGGCCTGCCGGTTCTGGCAGGCCGTGTCTAAATCACGGGTGATTCTGACCTGCGCTTACCAGCCCTGATGAGCCGGATGCAGGTTTTCGTGGGTGTGATTCCCACCGCTTTCCCAACCCTGGCCTTCGCCGCCAGTGGGCCCGATACGGGTTTTCCACTCAAAGCTGCCAGGATCATTGATGGTAACCTCCCAGACATTGCCGCTGGTCCAGGTTCCCTCAACACCGGTGCCCCAGTTGGAGAGTTCCTCGGTGCTGCCGGTAAAGTACAGCGAGTTGCCATGGCCGACATCTACCGTCATCCGCAGGGTAATCTCATCACCCGGGTCCACAATCGGGTCATCGTTTTCCTGCAGCTCGATACTGATATCGGTGGTGCTGTCGTTAAAGGTAATTACGTAGGTCCCGGCGGTCTCGATCAGGTAGTCCTGCTCAGGGTAGTTCTCGGTCCAGTCGCCAAAGCGGTCGATCTTGAAGCGAGGATTCTCCTGACCGGTAAAGTCAGCGGTGACCTGCCATACCCCGGGGCTGACCTGTTCCATATCGGTGGTACCCCAGCTGTTCGGGGTGCCACGGAAATAGGCCTGTTCCCAGCCAATACCCGGTTCCGGATCGGATCCCTGTCCATCTACCGGCACCCATACCGACCAGCCAGTGCTTTCGCTCATATTCACGCGGAAATTGGCATAGCCGTCGCCGTTGGTGGTGATGGTGCCGTCAACATTGCCGGTATAGTCGTAGAACTCGGTGTTCGGCTGATGGGCGTTGATCCAGAACTCCTGCTGCCCGCCCCAATCACGGCCGCTGATCAGCATAACCAGACCGGTACCCGGCACGTCGGCCAGACCTTCACGAACATAGGTGTAGACTGCATCGGTGTTGGCGCTGGTCTCATGTCCCGGGCCGTAGGCAAAATAGCGGCGAGCCTCGACCAGCCGGGACAGGGTCGGAGCCATACCGAACTCGTCCCAGTCGCGGGCAAATACCGTGGGAACCCCGTGCTCACGCATCAGGATGTAGGCATAGGCCTGATTCTTGTAGTTGATAACCTGCGGCATACCGTAGGGGTTGCCGGCACGGCTGGTGTCATGGTTGTCGATAAAGGTTACTGCACGTCCGGCATGGTGGCTGTTTGCCAGGCCGCCCCACCAGCGCATGTCCTTGCTGCCGCTGCTCAGGTTTACAAAGTCTTCGCGCAGATTGAAGTCAAAGGCCATCAGGTGGGGGGTGTTTACCGCATCAAGGTAGCCGCTGATGTCGCCAACCCAGGCCTCGGCTACGAAAAACACATCGTCTTCGGTAGCCCACTGTACATGGTTGATCCAGTTGCGGGTGAAATCGGTGTCGACATGGGCAATTGCGTCCATGCGGAACCCGCTGAACCCGATGTCATCGATGATCCACTCACCCCAGGCCTTCATCTCGTGACGAACATCCTGGCGATTGTAATCCACGTCGTTGCCCATCAGATAAGGAAAATGAAAGGTATTGCCCCACCATTTATCGGGGAAGAGCTGTCCATCAAGACCGTTAAATGCAGTCCAGTCCCAGGCAAAATCATGGTACAGGTAGCCCCAGCGCTCAGGGGTGTAGTGCACCTGTCGGCCATGCAGATCAAACTGTGTCCAGCGCTCCCCGATACCGGGAACATACTGCTGACTGTCGGCACCCATACGGTGATTGAACACAACGTCGTAATAGGCATCGATTCCAAGGCCGTCCAGGGCGGACAGGGCATTCTCCAGCTCCGCGCGGGTTCCATAGCGGGTCGGCACGGTGCCCTTCTGATCAAACTCGCCAAGGTCCCAGAAGTCATAGACATCGTACCCGACGCTGAAGGTGCCGTTCATGGCCTTGGCCGCTGGCGGCAGCCACATCGAGGTAATCCCTGCCTCGGCTAACGGCTGTGCCATTGCCGGCAGGTCGCTCCACAGACCCGGGTAGGAATCCCAGTAGAAAATCTGATACATGGTGTTGTTCACCATGTGCTCGGGTACCTGTGGCAAGTCTCCTGCTGCTGCAGAGCGCTGCTGTGCGGATGCTGCAGGGCCCGTATCTGCGGTCTGACCGGCTTCCTGCATCGGGTTCCCGCATGCGACAAGCAGTACCGCTGCCACCGAAGTAACAGCAATGATCTTGCTGAAGTGCCGAAATATTGACATAAAAATCCTCCATCGTATTGAAATCAGGGTCATCACACCATTCGCACAGCAGTAAAACGGTTTTGTAAATCGGTTTGACAACCTGTAATTATGCTACCACCGCTTTGCGGATACCGCAAGAAAAAAGTATAACAATTTACAATTTACGCTGCTGCAATAATTTAGTCGATTATTCCTGTGTCATTCAGGCAGGTTTGACCTTGCGTTTCCCGCAAAAATCCGGGAGAGTATGTACCATGGAAGACACCACAATCGATATCAGACCAGCCGGGATAGATGACCTGGCGGCGGTATTCCACCTTGGCGAACGTCTGTTCACCTCACAGCAGTACTCCAACCTGTATCGTACCTGGGATCAATACGAGGTAACCGGGCAGTTCAACCTGGAACCGGACAACTTCCTGATAGCGGAACAGAATGAGCAGGTAGTAGGCTTTGCTATCGGGTCGGTCATCGAAAAGGCCCGTTCAGCCTGGACCTATGGCCATCTGGTATGGCTGGGGATTGATCCGGATGTATCCCGACAGGGCATTGCGACACGCCTGTTTGACCGGTTCGTAGAGATCATGCAGGATCAGGGTGTACGGATGCTGCTGGTCGATACCCAGGCAAACAACGAACCGGCACTGGCGTTCTTTCGGGAGAAGGGATTCGGCAATCCGGTCGAACATGTATACCTCACCCTCAATCTCGACTCGATTCGTACCAGCAAGGAGTAGCCGATGCCGGAACACCATCACGAGACCCGACTGCGCCGCCTGGTACAGGACATGGTGAACATATACAGTCCTTCCGGCAAGGAACAGGAGATTACCGAATATCTCTTTTGCCTTCTGCAGCGACAGCTGGAGCCGTACGGCTGCCGTATCAGTCTGCAGCCGGTTGATGAATCCCGCAGCAATATACTGGTGGAGACCCCCGGGCAGCCGTCGGCGTCACCCCACCCCGCCCTGGACCGGATGCTGTTTCTGGGCCACATTGACACCGTACCTGCGTATGATATCGAGAATTACCAGCTGTCACCGCAGGGCGATCTGTTGTACGGGCTGGGAACCTCGGACATGAAAAGCGGCTGCGCGGCCATGATAGAGGCCTTCTGCCGCAGCAGCGCTGCCGGGGATTTACCGGAAAACACCATGCTTGCCCTGGTTGTCGGTGAGGAGGAAACCGGGGACGGCACCCTGGCGTTGTTGAACGAATACCGTTTCCACAGCGCCCTGGTAGCTGAACCCACCGGCCTGATTCCCTGCAGCAGGCATTATGGCTATGTAGAGATGTTGGCCCGGGCGTTCGGGTATCGCCGCCATGCCGCCATGTCAGGTCGGGATACCAACGCCATCCGGGCGATGCTGCGGTTTCTGCTGCAGATAGAGGACCGGGTGGAGCTGCATGAACCGGATACCGTGCTGAACATCCGCGACCTCTACAGCTCTGAATCCGGGTTCGCCGTACCGGATCGCTGCACTGCCAGTGTCGACCTGCACCTGCCTCCCGGAATCGACACCGTCGCCTACGCAGAACGTCTGCGGGAGTTCGGCAGCACCGTGCTGGAGGACAGCCGCTGCACGGCCTATGAGCTGGAATTCCCTACCCTGGCCGACGGCTACTGCCTGGCAGAGGATGCACAGCTGCTGAGCCAACTGCGACAGGTATTCACCGACAGCGGCCTGAAATGGCAGCCCGGTGCCTTTACCAGTCATTCGGATGCGAATCTGCTGCACGCAGCCGGCTGCAGCCCCGTCATTCTGGGACCGGGAGAGCTTGCCAAGGCTCACACCCGGGACGAGGCCGTCAGCTATACCCAGATAACGGCTGCCGCCGACCTGTACACACGCCTTCTGCAGCAACTGCGATCGGATCAGACATCTCCGGATTCA comes from the Spirochaeta africana DSM 8902 genome and includes:
- a CDS encoding M20 family metallopeptidase, with amino-acid sequence MPEHHHETRLRRLVQDMVNIYSPSGKEQEITEYLFCLLQRQLEPYGCRISLQPVDESRSNILVETPGQPSASPHPALDRMLFLGHIDTVPAYDIENYQLSPQGDLLYGLGTSDMKSGCAAMIEAFCRSSAAGDLPENTMLALVVGEEETGDGTLALLNEYRFHSALVAEPTGLIPCSRHYGYVEMLARAFGYRRHAAMSGRDTNAIRAMLRFLLQIEDRVELHEPDTVLNIRDLYSSESGFAVPDRCTASVDLHLPPGIDTVAYAERLREFGSTVLEDSRCTAYELEFPTLADGYCLAEDAQLLSQLRQVFTDSGLKWQPGAFTSHSDANLLHAAGCSPVILGPGELAKAHTRDEAVSYTQITAAADLYTRLLQQLRSDQTSPDSD
- a CDS encoding alpha-amylase family glycosyl hydrolase, with protein sequence MSIFRHFSKIIAVTSVAAVLLVACGNPMQEAGQTADTGPAASAQQRSAAAGDLPQVPEHMVNNTMYQIFYWDSYPGLWSDLPAMAQPLAEAGITSMWLPPAAKAMNGTFSVGYDVYDFWDLGEFDQKGTVPTRYGTRAELENALSALDGLGIDAYYDVVFNHRMGADSQQYVPGIGERWTQFDLHGRQVHYTPERWGYLYHDFAWDWTAFNGLDGQLFPDKWWGNTFHFPYLMGNDVDYNRQDVRHEMKAWGEWIIDDIGFSGFRMDAIAHVDTDFTRNWINHVQWATEDDVFFVAEAWVGDISGYLDAVNTPHLMAFDFNLREDFVNLSSGSKDMRWWGGLANSHHAGRAVTFIDNHDTSRAGNPYGMPQVINYKNQAYAYILMREHGVPTVFARDWDEFGMAPTLSRLVEARRYFAYGPGHETSANTDAVYTYVREGLADVPGTGLVMLISGRDWGGQQEFWINAHQPNTEFYDYTGNVDGTITTNGDGYANFRVNMSESTGWSVWVPVDGQGSDPEPGIGWEQAYFRGTPNSWGTTDMEQVSPGVWQVTADFTGQENPRFKIDRFGDWTENYPEQDYLIETAGTYVITFNDSTTDISIELQENDDPIVDPGDEITLRMTVDVGHGNSLYFTGSTEELSNWGTGVEGTWTSGNVWEVTINDPGSFEWKTRIGPTGGEGQGWESGGNHTHENLHPAHQGW
- a CDS encoding GNAT family N-acetyltransferase, with the translated sequence MEDTTIDIRPAGIDDLAAVFHLGERLFTSQQYSNLYRTWDQYEVTGQFNLEPDNFLIAEQNEQVVGFAIGSVIEKARSAWTYGHLVWLGIDPDVSRQGIATRLFDRFVEIMQDQGVRMLLVDTQANNEPALAFFREKGFGNPVEHVYLTLNLDSIRTSKE